A region of Moorena producens PAL-8-15-08-1 DNA encodes the following proteins:
- a CDS encoding spondin domain-containing protein translates to MNLLNSIFASSIALGLTVLTGTSAQALSLKVTVQNTSVEQGVFFSPFWFGFHDGSFDTFTPGEKASLPLEIIAEDGIVGLELITPEFKELANLATFFGATLPPPEDTLAGLFAASEPDGLQSIAFANVFGFGGGSEFSFFVDIDPTIQTSVSYAAMVLPSHDGFVGDVDPITLFSPDGVFLPQKIEIRGADVFDAGTEENIEDVSTTPIIFNPPERFFGAFRQGKPEDALIRTHPLLKEPGQGGFLDLPNYVNGDFTRNPNQIYALINIEQVSVPEPTSTFSLLAIGLLGVTSIFKRKLKPCN, encoded by the coding sequence GTGAATCTACTCAATTCTATTTTTGCTTCATCAATTGCATTAGGATTAACTGTTTTGACAGGAACATCTGCGCAAGCACTAAGCTTGAAGGTGACAGTACAGAATACATCGGTGGAACAAGGTGTTTTCTTTAGCCCTTTTTGGTTTGGTTTTCATGATGGGAGCTTTGATACTTTTACCCCTGGAGAGAAGGCTTCTCTGCCATTAGAGATTATTGCTGAAGACGGAATTGTTGGTTTAGAGCTAATAACTCCAGAATTTAAAGAATTAGCTAACTTAGCGACATTTTTTGGAGCTACACTGCCTCCACCAGAGGACACTTTGGCCGGCTTGTTTGCTGCTTCGGAACCGGATGGATTACAAAGCATCGCATTTGCCAACGTTTTTGGGTTTGGAGGAGGTAGTGAATTTTCCTTTTTCGTCGATATCGATCCTACTATTCAGACCTCTGTCAGTTATGCTGCAATGGTTCTTCCCTCCCATGATGGCTTTGTTGGCGATGTAGACCCCATAACACTCTTCTCCCCCGATGGGGTTTTTCTACCTCAAAAAATTGAAATTCGGGGTGCTGATGTGTTTGATGCGGGGACGGAGGAAAACATTGAAGATGTAAGCACTACACCAATTATATTCAATCCACCAGAGAGATTTTTTGGAGCTTTTCGTCAGGGAAAACCAGAAGATGCATTGATTAGGACACATCCCCTACTTAAAGAGCCTGGACAAGGAGGATTCCTCGATTTACCGAATTATGTAAATGGTGATTTTACCCGAAACCCAAACCAAATATATGCTCTTATCAATATTGAGCAGGTATCAGTACCTG
- a CDS encoding CHAT domain-containing protein, with translation MKLKQVLWLGLLTVCFTPGELPVVARFLSLPALAQEQNPVSPEQEGTITPRDAIVQVDSKQAEADKLVQQGLSHVDRSEFPEALQSYRQALMIYKQIGYRLGEAKSLTNLGLAYDHLGDYKKAIDYYQKSLAIAREIGNRLGEAKSLGNLGNAYGHLGDYKKALDYHQNSLAIKREIGNPLGEANSLNNLGAIYQSLGDYKKAIDYYQKSLAIKREIGNRVGEANSLNSLGSAYGNLGDYKNAIDYQLQSLAIKREIGNPLGEANSLNNLGGAYQSFGDYKKAIDYYQKSLAIQREIGNPLGEANSLNNIGIAYGNLGDYKKAIDYYQKSLAIKREIGHRLGEANSLGNLGNAYYYMGDYKKAIDYHQQSIAIARVIGHLLVEAKSLNNLSAIFLENNQLEQAQSNLFYAIKVWEDIRKILSNKDDWKVSSFEQQARSYRLLQQVLIAQGQPRQALEISERGRNRALIDLLAAQLSEAPQKTKAPTIEDIQEIAQQQQATLVEYSIVDDQIYSWVIAPTGEITFRSHDLPQDTTLAKLVKFSREEIGVRGRSNHNPSSPQNTKDGNRLQQLYQLLITSIVNLLPHAPSPLNPNNSNRLQELYQLLITPIVDLLPINPSDRVIFIPHQELFLVPFAALQDDDGNYLIENHTILTAPSIQSLSFTRKHWHRVKDSNGTPLIVGNPTMPPDPVGPEQQPLLPLPGAETEALSIAQLLKTTALIGSEATESTIVEKMANASVIHLATHGLLNDVNGIYYRGAIALAPDKPDYDGFLTSREILSRYPGPEKSLLNAKLVVLSACDTGRGEIKGEGVVGLSRSLIAAGVPSLVVSLWQVPDHDTAKLMSEFYTNIYTHKMDKAKAMREAMLSMLNDGDGNPDPKAWAAFTVIGEAR, from the coding sequence TTGGGACTTCTCACTGTCTGCTTCACTCCTGGGGAATTGCCTGTTGTGGCTAGATTCCTGAGTTTACCAGCACTGGCTCAAGAACAAAACCCGGTTAGCCCAGAGCAAGAAGGAACTATAACCCCTAGGGATGCCATAGTTCAAGTAGACAGTAAGCAAGCAGAGGCGGATAAACTCGTTCAGCAGGGACTTAGTCACGTTGATCGCAGTGAGTTCCCAGAAGCATTACAGTCTTACCGGCAAGCATTGATGATTTATAAACAAATTGGATACCGCCTGGGTGAAGCTAAGTCCCTGACTAATCTGGGTCTTGCATACGATCATTTGGGAGACTACAAAAAAGCGATTGATTACTACCAAAAATCCTTAGCTATTGCTAGGGAAATCGGAAACCGCCTGGGTGAAGCTAAGTCCCTGGGTAATTTGGGTAATGCATACGGTCATCTGGGAGACTACAAAAAAGCACTTGATTACCACCAAAACTCCTTAGCTATTAAAAGGGAAATTGGAAACCCCCTCGGTGAAGCTAACTCCCTGAATAATCTGGGTGCTATATACCAGAGTTTGGGAGACTACAAAAAAGCGATTGATTACTACCAAAAATCCTTAGCTATTAAAAGGGAAATCGGAAACCGCGTGGGTGAAGCTAACTCCCTGAATAGTCTTGGTAGTGCATACGGTAATCTGGGAGACTACAAAAACGCCATTGATTACCAGCTACAATCCTTAGCTATTAAAAGGGAAATCGGAAACCCCCTCGGTGAAGCTAACTCCCTGAATAATCTAGGTGGTGCATACCAAAGTTTTGGAGACTACAAAAAAGCGATTGATTACTACCAAAAATCCTTAGCTATTCAAAGGGAAATCGGAAACCCCCTCGGTGAAGCTAACTCCCTGAATAATATCGGTATTGCCTACGGTAATCTGGGAGACTACAAAAAAGCGATTGATTACTACCAAAAATCCTTAGCTATTAAAAGGGAAATCGGACACCGCCTGGGTGAAGCTAACTCCCTGGGTAATCTGGGTAATGCATACTATTATATGGGAGACTACAAAAAAGCAATTGATTACCACCAACAATCCATAGCTATTGCTAGGGTAATCGGACACCTCCTGGTTGAAGCTAAATCCCTAAATAATCTCAGTGCTATCTTTTTAGAAAACAATCAACTAGAACAAGCCCAAAGTAACCTGTTTTATGCCATTAAAGTTTGGGAAGATATCCGCAAAATACTCAGTAACAAAGATGATTGGAAGGTTTCTAGTTTTGAACAACAAGCTCGCAGCTATCGTCTCTTACAACAGGTCTTAATTGCTCAAGGTCAACCAAGACAAGCCTTAGAGATTTCCGAACGGGGTCGCAACCGTGCTCTGATTGATTTATTAGCGGCACAGTTATCTGAAGCTCCTCAAAAAACTAAAGCTCCTACTATTGAAGATATTCAAGAGATTGCTCAACAACAACAAGCCACCTTGGTGGAATATTCGATTGTTGATGACCAGATTTATAGTTGGGTGATTGCTCCCACTGGTGAGATTACTTTCCGTAGTCATGATTTACCCCAAGATACTACTCTGGCCAAACTAGTCAAATTTAGTCGTGAGGAGATTGGTGTCAGAGGTAGATCTAATCACAATCCTTCTTCACCACAAAACACTAAGGATGGTAATCGACTACAACAACTCTACCAACTGTTGATTACTTCAATTGTTAACTTATTACCTCATGCTCCTTCACCACTAAACCCTAACAATAGTAATCGACTACAGGAGCTCTACCAACTGCTGATTACTCCCATTGTTGACCTATTACCAATAAACCCATCAGACCGTGTTATTTTTATTCCCCATCAAGAACTATTTCTGGTTCCCTTTGCGGCTCTCCAAGATGATGACGGAAATTATCTAATCGAAAACCATACCATTCTCACGGCTCCTTCGATCCAATCCCTGTCGTTCACCCGTAAACATTGGCATCGAGTCAAAGACAGCAACGGAACACCATTGATTGTGGGTAATCCCACCATGCCTCCTGATCCAGTAGGACCGGAACAACAACCGTTACTCCCTCTACCGGGTGCAGAAACCGAAGCATTAAGCATTGCTCAATTGCTGAAGACCACCGCTCTAATTGGATCAGAAGCTACAGAATCAACCATTGTGGAAAAAATGGCCAATGCTTCCGTTATCCATTTAGCCACCCATGGTTTACTGAATGATGTCAATGGTATTTATTATCGAGGTGCGATCGCATTAGCACCTGACAAACCAGACTATGATGGCTTTCTCACCAGTCGTGAAATTCTGAGTCGTTACCCAGGACCGGAAAAATCCTTATTGAACGCAAAGTTAGTCGTCCTGAGTGCTTGTGATACTGGTAGGGGTGAGATTAAAGGGGAAGGGGTAGTTGGTTTATCCCGTTCTTTGATTGCCGCAGGTGTACCCAGTTTGGTGGTGTCCTTATGGCAAGTGCCTGATCATGATACGGCCAAGTTGATGAGTGAGTTTTACACTAATATTTACACCCACAAAATGGATAAAGCGAAAGCCATGCGAGAGGCCATGTTATCGATGCTCAATGATGGAGATGGTAATCCAGACCCGAAAGCTTGGGCAGCTTTTACTGTTATTGGTGAGGCTAGGTAG